From Hemitrygon akajei chromosome 15, sHemAka1.3, whole genome shotgun sequence:
CTAAAAGGACTAGACAGTCCTGGGAATGGCCAATTTGTCTGGGAATGGAAACCACACTCAGGGCAGCACACCCACCTGTTGGGGAAATTCCACAGAGGCAATTCAGGAAGGTGGAATGGCCGCTGGAACAATAAATGGAGAAGCAGTGACTTCCAACAGGAACTGAGTTTGGATAATCGTAATGTTGGTCTGATAATTAAAATACCCAAATTTAAATTTGCGGGATTGTTCACTTTGACTCAAACACAGCCGACAAATCAAATCCTGAGACAATAtgaattatttggaatcaaaggTGAGTGGTTCAGATAAGgatctctgtttctctgcaaaTATTTTCCCGTATAATGATGAGCAATCATGAGATTTCCTTTGTCCAGTGAAGAGTGAATCAACCATTAAAACAAAGGTTCTTGATCTCTGTTTGTGAAATTTTTGAGAGGAGCAAATATCATTTGCTTATTTCATCAGGAATATAAGGAAAGAAAGCAACAAACACGAAGTGCTGGGTAGAGGGAGGAACAACAGCTGGTGGGTGATAAATGAATCCACGTGAGGGAGGAGAGTGGGTACGTGGGGAAGggagggaatgatgtgagaagctgggctgtgatgggtggaagaggcaaagggctgaagcagAAAGAAGTGATAGAAGAAAATCGTGGGTCATGGAATAAGGTGGAGGAGGTGAGAAATGAGGGAGAAGGGTGAGGGAAAAGAGACTGAGAAGGGCCCTGTTGTCTGGGAATGGAAACCACTCGCATGTCAGGACACCTGGAAACTAAGCCCTTTCCAAAGAACAGACAGGGCCCGGTGGAACAGGGGGGTCATACTGGAGAAGCAGACACTTGTACCACAGATGGATCTGGATTCTGGCACCATTAATCTGAGAATAAGAAAATACAAATTTGAATTTGCAGGATTATCCACTTTGATTCAAACACAGCCAAGGAAACACATTCAGGAATAATATGAAAGTTTTGGCATTAAAGATTTCCATGCAAACCTGTTTTCATGGTTTCCATGAAATCATGTTTCCATGCAAATAattagagtaaatctcccactgAAGTGACTAAGAGAAAAATCATTTGTTCACTGCTTCTAACATAAAAATGGTTTGTCAATTTGatgcaagaacaggaagacaaGGAATTTACCCCAGAGTGAGTATTATGGTCTGTTCACTGTCATGCTGTAATATGGACTGAAATGTGTGATGAAATATGTTGATGACTTGTTATAAATCTCGGCACAGTGGGTCTGGGGTGAGACTGGACACTGAAATTGCTGATCAGTGTAACCCAGAGAACCATGTCAATTAGATCAATGAAGAAGTCCATTGTCCATGGAACTTGGACCCTGTCAGACAATTCACTCCATGAGGGCAGTGGAAGGAGAAATATCAAAGACAAAGGGACAGATATATTAATTCATTTGTATCCAAAACTCGTTCGACTTCTTGAATCAAAATTGCCATGCTGAGTCTGCAAGGTTACACCAGAAGTGACACAGCAAAGAGTGAGAATTTCCCTGCGGGAAATGTGAACAAGTTAAGGACTTCCACCCCAACCCTTCATTTTCAAACGAGAAACTCCGGGACTTGCTTACATTTCCTGGaggtgaacacaaagtacactgcagatgtacTGACAAAGGTTACAGgacatccagtcctgatgaagggtcttggcctgaaatgttgactgctcatttcaacggatgctgtccgacctgctgagttcatccaacttgtTTGTATGTCCTGGAGGTGAATGTGCTTGGTCTCCCCATCGCTGTACTCCACACTGACACTCAGGGTGTAGCAGGAATACGTTGATATTCCCCGGCACTGACAGTGGGAAAACTGCTGACGATCATGGTGCCTGGTTGGAGCTGGTGCAGGATCCGTGAGGTCACTCATTTCCCTGGGGTATttacagaggtgaggaggaaaggGAGGACAGAAGGAAATTACTTGATTCTGTGAGTTTTTGTTCAGACACATTTGTTAATTTTAGATGTGTTTTCAAATGATATTTTATGTTAAATactaaataaatgaaaatatatgttcatttattattaatataCATAGTTGCTACCATTCAGCAACATTTCAATAGTTGGCAGTTTCAGCAGAGGACAAACCTGGGAGTGTGACTCTGCCTCCTGTGGATAATTCTCCACAGTTGTGCAGGCGGGTTTAGTTTGTCCAATCTATATGAcactgtgtgcatacatctactgatgcttctggacacatgatcagtgatgttcctggaatcatcgggtgtttcgggtctttcaacatcatacacccttctccaggaGACCCAGCTGgagctgatcagaccccagcttgtgtccagatggctagctacgcatgactccatggctcccctctcttgagccacagtcACCTTGAGGCTCTCCCTGTTGAATCAGTGGTACTGCAgttggctctcctcttcctctctccctcgatgcccaaattgctgtaggctctggctaaggaatgggctgcgaatcccctacaaccaacttccactgggagacacctcactctccatccagcctgctggcagttgctgaccagtcctgcatacttagatagcttcctttcaaaggcctcttccaagtgatcttcccatgggactgtgaGCTCCAGCAACACCACCTACttcgtagactcagacacaaggacaatgtctggtcacagggtggtggctgcgatatggtcggggaacctcagctgcctttcgaggtccaccaacagctgccagtctCTTGCAGAGGTCAGGGTACTTCCTGATGTTCTTTTGGcgggtattggctgctccccagctcttaCAAAGGCAATGGTCTGCTTGAAGGGTTGGGACCAGTTCGCccactccactcctgcactgatggCTTTGgcgatggtcttcaggacctgatcatgcctccatcGGTCCCATCCCTCACCAAATGCCCTTGTGCAGCcgctgaggatgtgctccagggttcctTGCTTGGGACACAGTGGGCATGCTGATGACCCTGCTTTGCCCCatgtgtgcaggtttgatgggcttggaAGTACATCGTACACTGCCTGGATGAGAAATCAGATGCAGTGCGGCTCAGCTTTCCACAGCTCAGCCCAGGTCACTTTTTTCTCCACCGCATCCTCCCATCTTGTCCAAGCTCCCTGTTGCTTCATTCCCACCGCCTTGCACAAGATTATTCAATTAGACCATGCAGCACATATGACATAGCCAATTGGCTCTAGCATACTTCAGTCAACCTTTGTCCTCATAGATCTAACCCAGGTGAGTGTGGGACCCTGGGGAATCAGAGCAGAGAGTGTGAGCTGCAAACTCCCTCAGAACAACCCAGACTAATCCAGGCTGAGGACCAGCGATGAGACCGGTACATTTTCCTTGTAATAAGGTAATCCTGGTAAAACAGTCGCTACATTTCCAGTGCACCCTCCTCTGGTGAGATTCCATCACCTGCCCACTGGGCTGTTGACAGCCACAAACCCCCTCAAACGGTGTGTCCCTGAGATAAACTCTGACACTCCAGTGGGTTTGGGGAAAGGTCCCTGGCTCTGCTCTGCCTCACTAACCCAGGTTGAGCTGGGCCGAGTTACAATGGCCCTGCTGTGCTATTCCATGACTTGGATGGACACATACTGCAGGACTGCCGAGAACTGATCATCCTGATgacaaaacataaaatgctggaaaactcagctgatcaggcagTACTTGTTGAAAGGGGAACAACTAAAGACACCAGTCAAACACAAATCATCAGAAtagtttctatttcagatttctaacatctgcagtttttcctTGATGGTCACATCCTGAGTTCAGTTTGAGCCTAATCATTGGACTGTACACATCATCACTTACTCTGAATCTCATTGGTCTGTTTCTCACAGTGGAGGCGAGTCCACAGAGACCTGTGGAGGGCAGTGACGTCACCCTCAGCTGTACCATCTCCAGACTCCCAGATACTGTCAGTCTCCGCTGGAAACCAGTGGGCTCATCCCAGCAGAACAggagaaacactgatcagatccGGCTGAATAACACTGTCTATCTGATGGTCCAACATGTTACAGTGGAGGATGGGAAGTTGTATCAATGTGAAGTGCGAGAAAACGGAAACATTGTTCTCACAAGCAAAGCAGATTTTACTGTAGACATGTGTAAGTATTGTTACAAAATATTGGATACTAAAATTGCACATGTATCGTAAGTGGTTAATGTAAAGTTGAGAGCGAACCCCTTAAAATCAGGGGAAGAGGGAGAGCAGTGGATTGCTGAGTGCGAATGGCAGAGCAATGGACGGGAagtatgggaataaagggaaattTGTTAGAGGATGCAATGAGAGAGGAGGAAGGCAGCGCTGGTGATCAGGGAGAAGTGACAGAGTCTGAGTGTGGGGCCTCCCTCCCCATTCAttctcctcactaatctcccccCTGACAATTATCCAGAAGAAGCAGAAGAAATGCTACAACTGCCCActacctcctctctcacctccatccATGCCCCCAAACTCtccttcctggtgaggcaacacttcacctgcagacTTGTTGGCATCGACCACTGTAGCTCTCAATGTGACCTCCTTTGACTTACTGGGACCGCTTTGtctttgctccatctgcaacCAATAGAATTTCCTTTTCACCAAATTTCAATGACAATCGATactctcattgtccatggtctgTTGGtctttggtccatggcctcctctactgccacgatgaaactactctcagggtggaggatcaaTACCACATATTCCATCCGGGTAgcaccaatctgatggcatgaacatcaattttccTAACATCTGGTAATTTCCCCTCCCATTCCCTCTTTTTACCATTTCCCACTCTAAACCACTCTTACCTCTTATCTTCTCTGCACATGCCGCTCACCTCCCCTTGCTGTccatcctccttccatttctcccatggtccaaaccCCTCTCTCATTGCATTTCATCCTTTTGACtttttctcctatcacctcccagcttcttattccaATTCCATTTGAACCTTGAACAGCTGAACAAAACACAAATACATTTCATAAAATTGTTGCTGAGAATTTTTCCTCATTGTCTCTGAAAACAGGCTGTTATAAATTCAATTGTGTTCTCCACTGTCTCTCTGATACAGATTTATATCAGGAGCATTACACCCTTTATCGTCCCAGCACAGATTACAGTGAATTCCACCTGGTTTGCTATTCTCGTTATGTTAAGTACTTTACTGCTGTGTGGAACTGGAAGTCACATCACCAACAGGACCACCAAAAACAAATAGCATCTGTAAAATATTCTGAGCCCATCAACGTCAGCCGCACCGACTTTGGGAATCGACTGGTGACCTTAGTGGAACAATTCGACCGCAAGAATTTCAGTGTGATGATTGCCCCGGTTTTGTTTGGAGATGCTGGAGTTTACACATGTTCTCTGGAATCAACTGCATTTCTGACCATTGAGTTAATCACAGTGAAAGGTAGGAGACAGAATGTTGGAGCTGCTTTTACCAATTAAGTCATTGTTTAAAATGTAAATGACCTGCTTGTTTCCACAGTCACAGCTGAACCGTCTGATACAGTGACTGAGGGAGACACCGTTACCCTGAACTGCTCTGTGTCTGATGTCACTGCATCAACTAGACTGGTTTGGATCAATGGAGACGGTGAAACTGTTGGAGAAAAAACACtgaatggggaagagaattcACTAAGTCTGATCATACAGAAAGCTGAGAGAGGCAGAGGAAAATGGACGTGTGGTGTGTTTGATCAAGACAGGCTCCGGATTATCATCCCATATTATCAGGAGCTCAGTGGTGAGTTACTGTGGTTTTGCTACTCATATTGAGAAACATGATCACAGTTTGTGTCATTAATTGCTCTATTTGCAgtgacccacccccccccccccccccactccccacttcaAATCCTGTATGGGATGCTTTCCTGTGGGGCTATTTGATCCTAATACGTTTGTGGTCCAAATATTGTTTGGAAGTGAAGACAGAGGCATAAATCTTGTTGCCTTTGATCATTTCATTAAACATTACAAGAACAAAGGAAATGAATGCAGAAATTTGGTGAGAGACGAAGAGGAAAAGCAAAGAGCAGGGAAAGAGAAACTAAGGAAAAAGGAGAGCAAACAAAGGAGATCTGTACAATATCTCCTTACTTTTAGGAATAAGGCTATTACATTGGCAATTCTCCATTCCCTCAGTACCTCTGCAGAATCTAATGATCTTTTCTCCACGCGATCTGTCCAGTACATTGCATAATATGAATCCCTCGATCCATACTGATGACCAAGGGCATTGACAGCACTAATGTTGACATAAAGATTACCAAAGAGGTTTATCAAGATGGGGCCTGGATTAGATAGCATGAGCTTTAAGGAGAGGTTGGGTTAGGGTTATAACTGTCTTTGAAAACAAAATGTTTCCAGAAAAATACAGAGAAAACTTTAACCACTGAATCATCTttaaggaaccccaccacccaggacttgtaatcttcacactgttaccatcaggaaggaagtacagaagtctAAACACACACAttctgattcaggaacagcttcttcccctctgccatccaacttcTAAATTCACTTGAAACCTTCAGGTTCTGTCGGCTGCggaagtctagggaagacaagcTTTCGCCCCaccaaacgtgtgagattgaggtgtaAGCTCAGCTGAGAAAccctgtttgggtggatgctgcgtgatgtgttcccctgttacaaatcagtaccacgaaataacagacagtacaccatatacaattaaacaatttagcttcaTAATtgttaatttgactaaagggttattagtaaagaaaaaccaaaaaggacccattttaatgaaacagtctaatgtgcacaagttagaGCTCACAGATTCCCCTTCGCCAATCCTCCATCAAATTTCCCGCGCTTCATTGAATCCCGGCCCCAGTCCAAGTCCACTCCTAAGATCTGCCCTCTcctgcatcttctctctccatcttccgctGAACAAAAGCCCCAGATCACCTCAGTGTCAGGCATACAGCACAAacacacactcccttcattggatggctcacattccaaagcacccattatctctaaccataacccaaactctgcttctacagaaagaccactacattagcagtgaaacctttcctagGGTATTACCTCACTACTATTTTATCTCtcttttccactacttattttaatttcatctatttaatagacatatatatatatatttcatgtAACTCAgtatttttctctatatttattcatcatgtatttcatggtactgctgccataaagttaatgaatttcattAATGTGCttgtgttattaaacctgattctgattctggaaaacTCACCTAACAATTACGTTTATGTTGGTAATTATATAAAAATCAAATGAACATaacaaagttaaactacaagaaagaTAACAATTCCACAGCCCAATTCAACAGGGTTGTAATACGGATCCTGGGATAATTCTGTGTCCCTAAATTCAATCTTGAAACGTCTTTTTCCCTGCATCACTGATTCTCTTGGGTGGCTCACAGAGTCAGGACAATATTGGGTAATGGCAGGTAAATGGAGACTTTCCATTGGATTCCTGGACCAGGCCCACTGCCACTATCACCACACACCTCATTGAGCCCATGCTGACTAATGCTGATCACATGCCAGACATTAACGGTAAGGTCCTAAAGGTGACAGGTGACTGGGCAACAGACAACATGGTGTAGAGTCTCCACCCCAAACAATGTAAGGCAGTTAAAAGCTCTTAAATTTAAATGACAACTATTTTAAAAAGAATCAAAGGTTAGATTAGAGAGTGATACTTGATTTAGTGTTGTGACTCTGAATGAGACTGGAGTATCAATGTAAAATGGCTTTGTTCTGCATGACAAGAGGCATTTTGAGAAATTGTCAAAGGAATCTCACTGAACTCACTGTACATTGGTATCTTCCACTCCTTAAGCACCAAAATAATAGCATGTGATTAACCATAGTTTTAATGGCTATAATTATGTAGTTTCATTCAACAAaagagatgaaagggttaacatatcaggagcattcgatggctctgagtctgtactcgctggagttcggCAGAAagaggagagatctcattgaaaccttccgaaTATTCAAAGTCTAAACAGATTGGTCAGTTAGAGGATGTTTGCACTCGTGGGgcagtctcagaccagagggaaCAGTTTCATGATAGGACACCCCCTTATAACAGGGATGAggaagagtttctttagccaaagtgtaatgaatctgtggaattcattgccatatcaAGCTATGCAGACCAAGTATTGGGATATTTAAATCCGAAGTCGATTAAGGCCATAAAATGTTACAGGAAAAGTCATGAGAATGGGGTTAATATGGAAAGTAGGTCCACCATTATATGGAGAAGATTTGGTGGGTCAAATTCTGTACCAATGTCTTATGCTGTTATTATGGTCATATTTGTTTGTATGCAAGCTTTGTGTAGAAATGCATGTGTACAATGGATGAAAATCTCCACTGACAATGTACTTTGAATATTCTGACCTGTGAACAATGTGATGCTTCTAAGGACAAAGTGCCAGATATTCAAAGCATAGTTTTTTCATCATTGCATTGAAGGATGGCTCCCTCTGCAGACAATAGTGTGTAATCAAATGACAATCGTTGTGCTGGATGGACCATTGGTTCTTATTTGTATTAACTAGTCCACATTACAGTGGACGAGATGCTGAGCAGCTTTAAACatatgaaggtagataagtctccaGGGCCTGATCTAGTATATCCAAAGACACTGATGGAAGCTAGAGAGGGAATTGCAGAGCCACTATTGAGGTAAATGCTTCAGTGTTAGTGATGGGTGAAATGCCAGACGATTGGATGGTGGGTAATATTGCCCTTTATTTCAGATGGGCTGCAAAGCAAAAGCTAGGAAATGTAGAGCAGTAAGCTTAACATCTTCCTTATACAAGTTACTGGAGAGGCTCTGAGTGACAAGGTTTAAGTGTAATTGAAAagacagggattgattagggaGTGTCAATATACCACTACATTTGATAGATCATGTCTCAATAATCTGAGTAAGGTTTGAATTAATAATCAAGAAAGATGGATGAGAGTATGTCGATGTGGTCTATAATGAACTGCATGAAAGCCATGGTCAACTGTGGTACAGCACTTAAAACCGACCTCTGGATAGTATATGCTTGGGTACCACTATCCTCTGCATCCTGTTATCCTGACAATTATTTTTCCAACTTTTCAAGGCATCTCGAATCCCTTCTGAACTTGCCTGTCATGTGGGACATTGTGAAAGCCTTATCAAAATCTGTGTGAACCTCTCCTTCATTGCAGCCCTAGTCAATTTTCTTAGTCATCTCCTTTTAATTACCTTACTTTATTGCTTGTTTTGAAGCATTATTCTGTTTAAAAAGTACTGGATAAACCAGAAAGGTTTATATGAATTTCAGGAACTGTAATCAGTTCATCGGCTCTTGGCAAAGAGTACTGTGCTCCAATGTTTGTAGAGCAgttgaattggtttattattgtttaaTGAGAGTTATTAATCATTTGGATTTCTTCATGTTTTTCTCCCATGACTGGCTCTTGGTAATGTGGTGTCCTTGTTCTTTCTGTTTAAGCatgtaaagtttattttgataggctcagggattctgttttacttgtattatttaagtggatgccTGATTTACGCTAATTGCTGGGTCTGGTTTTGAGACTGTTACTTCTCGCAGTGTCGCTCAGCCGAGCCACCGGTATACTTTTGGAaatattatgaataaactctcaaCACCATCTCCACATCAGAGTCCATCATTCCTCTGCAGGTGGCCTCCGATATTGCCTGCACACATTGTGGCAGGGGCTGAAAGGATGTTTCTAAATCCCAAATAATTTTAATCAGAAATTATGAATGGAATCAGAACTCAACTTATTGAAAATAAATTCTCCATAATGTTCCTCATGACACAGATCACATTGAGAAGTTGTCGTCTGATTATGTTTACCTTTCCATTTTCAGGAATTGGGAATTCTATTTACTTTTTCCATCAGGAAGGGAACTTTGTATTGAAGGGACCAGAGAATCCTGGAAGTGACTCCATTGATTTGGAATGGAGGTCACACACAGGGCAACAATCTACAAAGCGATTGGCTGCTTTTCACAGGGAAAATCAGCAGTGGGCCATACAATGGAGTGATGAGTTCAGTAAAATACCAGACATTTCCCAGAGGTTACATGTGGACTGGGGAACCCTTAATCTGAAAATCAAGAAACCTACCTTTGAATTTGCGGGACTGTTCACCTGGAATCAGACACAGACCGCTGGGAAAatcctgaggcagtgggaagtattTGGGATCAAAGGTAAGTCAGTTAATGAGTAGAATGGGTTCAAGAACATGATCACAGTTTCTTCAAATtcaaaatataatgttggaattgCATCTATGTTCAGGTATTTCCTGTAACTGCCTGCAGGAAAACATATATCAAGTCGGTATTGGTGTCATATAAatcttttgataataaatttactttgaactttgattctctAGGCCTGAAATCCAGCATAAAGTGAATTATTCATTGCAATCAGCCTGGTGGGTAACAATATTTGAGTCATTCAATTGGTCAGTTTTGTATAAACATTGCAGCAGAGTTATAGAAAaatggaaatatagaaaacctacagctcaatacaggcccttcggcccacaatgttgtgtgaacatgtccctaccttagaaattactaggattacccatagtcctctatttttctaagctccatgtacctatccaaaggtctcttaaaagaccctatcatatctgcctccaccaccgatgccggcagctcattccacacactcaccactctctgcgtagaaa
This genomic window contains:
- the LOC140739246 gene encoding uncharacterized protein encodes the protein MRLRFHCRTLPAGLKFYFFVLLLHPVSTQRNINQIYFLDIKDNIELKGLDSPGNGQFVWEWKPHSGQHTHLLGKFHRGNSGRWNGRWNNKWRSSDFQQELSLDNRNVGLIIKIPKFKFAGLFTLTQTQPTNQILRQYELFGIKVEASPQRPVEGSDVTLSCTISRLPDTVSLRWKPVGSSQQNRRNTDQIRLNNTVYLMVQHVTVEDGKLYQCEVRENGNIVLTSKADFTVDMYLYQEHYTLYRPSTDYSEFHLVCYSRYVKYFTAVWNWKSHHQQDHQKQIASVKYSEPINVSRTDFGNRLVTLVEQFDRKNFSVMIAPVLFGDAGVYTCSLESTAFLTIELITVKVTAEPSDTVTEGDTVTLNCSVSDVTASTRLVWINGDGETVGEKTLNGEENSLSLIIQKAERGRGKWTCGVFDQDRLRIIIPYYQELSGIGNSIYFFHQEGNFVLKGPENPGSDSIDLEWRSHTGQQSTKRLAAFHRENQQWAIQWSDEFSKIPDISQRLHVDWGTLNLKIKKPTFEFAGLFTWNQTQTAGKILRQWEVFGIKVEADSQRPVMGSDVTLSCTISRLPDTISLHWKPVDSSQQNRRNTDQIRLNNTVYLMVRHIGTGDPSLYTWEVQENGSIVLTGDTNVAVDQDLHNKTYTVYRADIDHSELTLICESYFELHKTKWIWKSHLFQNRVMEIATTYKSQLINVTGRSYFKNRLRTTEENLNVSNFNVRIVPVQFEDAGVYTCSQGSHQYVAIELITVRVTAEPPNAVTEGDSVSLTCSVSEVSESMRLVWINSVGETVDEKIFMERKNEGESLQLIIPTDDKVQRKWMCALFHQDRPKIFILHHLQVNKDRSFKHTTVVITGGLALLLIIILVVVLCLRKCKNTGLGNQSQKSRQPKRNTEDDSNLYANPNELHPIQGTNAMPEPETSHIAEYMSVSRKAVQKDTEENIHYGSICFEENAPGERHATLSSNQVSDTNQPSSNDNISSVVYAQITKNRNE